Proteins from a genomic interval of Paenibacillus sp. RC334:
- a CDS encoding MerR family transcriptional regulator, whose product MGDEIRRNMALFPIGIVMKLTDLSARQIRYYEQHNLIVPARTSGNQRLFSFNDVERLLEIKALIEKGVNIAGIKQVMNPVTKESEEATVITADTEVKRREMSDTQLHRLLKQQLVAGKRPGQVSLIQGELSRFFNKR is encoded by the coding sequence ATGGGCGACGAAATTCGCAGAAACATGGCCTTATTTCCAATAGGTATTGTCATGAAGCTAACGGACTTGTCAGCACGTCAGATTCGTTATTATGAACAGCATAACTTGATAGTTCCTGCCCGTACGTCGGGTAACCAACGTCTTTTTTCTTTTAATGATGTAGAGCGTTTGCTTGAAATCAAGGCGTTGATTGAGAAGGGTGTTAACATTGCGGGTATTAAACAAGTCATGAATCCGGTCACGAAGGAATCGGAAGAAGCTACAGTTATTACTGCAGATACGGAAGTCAAACGTCGTGAAATGTCCGATACCCAGCTTCACCGCTTGCTGAAACAACAGCTTGTGGCAGGTAAAAGACCAGGACAGGTATCCCTGATCCAAGGTGAATTATCACGTTTTTTCAATAAGAGATAA